The following are encoded together in the Eriocheir sinensis breed Jianghai 21 chromosome 28, ASM2467909v1, whole genome shotgun sequence genome:
- the LOC127004357 gene encoding uncharacterized protein LOC127004357 isoform X1, with amino-acid sequence MAAGGGDAMTWLLLLLLPTLMMAGDFLNIRPVHEEGAPGGDAATREFTAESGAARLLGTSVSGVWTTVQPNTGASDRLSMAIKRRLLAEAEAVTRRYASTAVGGIVAAGPPRTKKALAQRGGLRYLGNALARLDLSFFNANTSVDIVHGVEELAFLGVRGAQKVHMTQWRGRLILAVIESASVSLHVVEPGTHKVHSTMGPRGRHDCEFAPVAGGPLLLVCITAGEPEQFEEVFGNQTNTKGKVTVYEIKDNPMTSGGRYLSFHVVDDIGVEGPRDVEIWTQRNETFCVIVSGEAMVHVAGQQDHFNLHTSSTVYRLRGTHFDRYELLPGTNPVAAHHFEVNEFHYLAFANYQDNKGRHNCDSLIFRFCVDREHYIPFQAVKTRGARHMHSFTLGSRPLHNTFLAIANFCEDTQTGTCTHHTASEIYLYHLGKFVLFQEIKTAYAVQWMAVQVNATALLALASTVQGVTFYQYNGWKFVPAPHQPQHHPFSAGVTSLVTANWDGRLVLGVTNRDDEKAAGKPSLYSVSFTSSDKLKEVYQEVKGWCEDLRRRVNRTEVMELMRLVPTSLTTTGAHTFPNHITIRGNLTVFASSTVSKIFVRSSGQWIPNSGGSGRLEDRVSELEEAARQAHQRLGTAVLATGPATWPDLHFADVRVEGGHASLVGQVQATWINGRRTPDPEEVVPLHGANHFSSLTFAHVNLQAPTSADRLNGLPVTAYVTLNGRHELGGNITFQGPLMARSVAVTNTLDGVLVGHRSSLLTTHSQTHAGSLKCRSLVTDILDVSSVNGVPLAELLPRLVTHNANVTITGPLRVMGDLVHSGSVWVKDLTNLDLVNPLLTNERQQQVITGDHQVGMLATQAMAVEGRVNGVRVPANVFLNGKQYSYDVPRAAFRNLRADSLSVTRSLNTITITEGSLDILLLTGNQKVTAPKTFSSLHMLQRDSSGYGHVGVRRRRWSSGICGSPKTRESMNPKDRSEALLIALRGVAAAQDLRDLLAKAQPGQFIVPWRTWLFYTLLKMDVNCAFILLEDTNMLMFFDIVTNDWRNEDNETVMVLSHKDLTNMLTEVENYITEMTSWLHSIQFRWTDRFSLVSKAVRKVSDIRTSLNIVKILTELIITDYTMTPESSDHCRWLCAAPQSEMAGLANCTQAATLTLLAGQRISRYPVLGSGLMQLSKEQRQLLLDAAVQHDLGRLVEFLGAEDGLLAVLRAALYCGLTPRGQNYDGVVLEMLEDYERTLLFRATYMDKDDDISRDESMQHPDGGLNSSDDQAGLAGREKNSSDGTNSLIPPSPATHSTLNAASGGVEPSTLENSGEPAFFAEEANFIIEKSIVHETNNLFEAGEFPIDTKSSIEDEETEKSSTATSGSPSAPLTSSETEGSSTVPGESFFNVPEGSAEEDYTATQQSYSVLTEKSPVATEESSLTLTKELVYISNEKSLATIEAETDKSPPVAEETDGSGYIGSEEYTLVAAEASLFVENEKPQYIADEELNYGENGETSEYRIFSNANEKRSSKNIITLAKEISSLTISPEGSFSVAKDESFIPTEKSSSISTIDSPSEEYSAFPTHKFILEDSLTFIPNKYSSVAIDELPLGDSPAVSTVESNIGQPFVATKEVTIEYDYFRTESFDSATAGSSAIVILESTTGQSSVKNNRVSAVNEKSSGIALEQSSVDEYHIGGNLYVTTHVSTNADGKPRLPSTTNSMAKMISFEEVQDGNRDSQAKANFMAVASNAQAQVTRLSQENSPYEEAEEGDALQNKPQLVPSFFDFVDNLISLDWVWSKEKVEEPRHASCLNEENCTKLKRETPDENTRLHQVRKTTAALEASFSTPNAWDSRPSLTATPLLTQTQADSLAQVNENISILGEDATVALLQIQVKRENEMTPPEIAPLPNNWNRLKRHLTRNIENHEFSAPNGLLVTPENKYANILPVTNSNALYDTAVPTVAMPSARQHDDTSETYLSSQGGTSSPTLNLDHFQSSDVTGEPWTTPEETKSLRRREAIVEASSLATGVASGVTTVTVVQHLTTNIDCTNCMFQYQIFQTQPVLPSTERVSSPWMTACTVTQKTLTIVMSSSLTSIDCTNCAFQYQIYTTQPEVPGTECTSYVCVSGSTVTRQMSTTMISPSPSSVLTWSNAIVSSPFHPQYDGRTFGVGPREDPETFSRGKPELQTLASDSEHTHESSSSKTPTLPRQSDPECSHIPTDYYEDSVQKDSLVARLEVVLLYLKEIQTVEPLVLQDRMRVKPEQSEKNTLGRLNKVVEDTIHIVRQIINNLFHSLKTNEQKLIIESERFRTNMRLHLGMLKSLPDEFQVKMNELRNLTVSGEESVVSALQCLGEERKYKTLEEGQDNEDGDEETIGDVDTNLPTVPPAGRKATHASQSFGDVTMTSPRWSTSRYEGSTISETGLKRTDQIISQPLTISSSSSDYYGSTTTTTPRTPALTGTAIPEATAITTPETTLSISTRKTLTQTTNITTTCITTPRAPATPDLSPIIPGATDGYWPSVTQASVTPSLRPRVRTDGHSAATEMTVTQDYSATEMTVTQDYGATEMTVTQDYGATEMTVTQDYGREALTRDRKPGSSWKEINTIPPSTRKKFFPGMRHPATSTHGLWVLGRVAGHRLQDLIHRSSSHLPTRGGAPVFILNNMGRINNVTFSAGLWVRRVQNVDMGRLLRHGVPQHAATVHTSLAFSRPVQVVGPVKASAINGTPAAAFVTLAGHHVLPQPFVFTGSVTAAAHVQVRGEVSGVDLALLSRSVAVTSPVASQKLLQPVTFARVSAASVVFAHGRVRDVPLEDLVRLDRPAAITGRMTFKQLTVRVGETRITDLKSHFVNDVNLTDLFFNSLTKNPGRPLVIKGAISFNALNVLGNVTTSQGFTLPDTSGTQTLRIDRVASRVVYRDQDANVTGNLLLRGSAGVNNLIFRDSFDSVPAAMYDSDWLLKMSSQSLTGLVALAKVKAQSVTVSPGAKLKGVDINRLFKATMKVNEDKVVATPVKMSGDVWAESVRVGGTVQGWNLSTAAIHQNSSDVVFTAPKKFVGDFHVSGSLSAPDLGSAAWSRLCRGNHMERLLLVGEMQLTRPSSSDVVHLGRHVLEKDSIDGYWRMNHSAVLPSHITFQELRATHVKADLVNGEDISKLSRDVLRRTCMHGERQVVSGNFSAAFLVVQSLFTPRIATTLLNDHPVSDMENIFTRDGNQTIRGRWTLPRVHTPGSVITSGGVNGIRMTDMCVFDKPCTITAKKTFARDLTIKGDLHVQAGSTVQGVDVSEELRNVPTSTTCGPVPGLTTITGNLTVSHLVVHGVVDEVKVTSKDLLTSSGAQVMVGQLTIKAKEGVVVAAAPSFQALDGLFNGWNLSERWQRGFQRDQDIIVRKPVIFQDFVNFQNVASRPWSSERLKGLPHLRFHYLDNLSQDTTLAVGGSVSELWGWRNIQAFPGHAARLVPLGMVGGPLNTVSCPRYLVVLSRTGHARLLIYDDGQRKYRNTGVVLRGGCVRAVAGYRADGEDHVVTAHTCTDDSSDPYGNLYGPVADGLEAVQVWRVTTSGPQLVQGIPIGATDVKVAEAGERVCLVVAVSKSNATLIFCWDAMRGAFSEPRRLATGCSAKVSAVQHRDSRGRVVNLVAVAGQVHHDPHNDALSLWLHDAEQDEFLLVQRKALRGVLWVDMTSHGTDLFLVAVTRAFSGDMTGRVIVYRVELKVDDISSSPYFGAPRPAASPAPEKLYSTRRHLPNQLVHLQTLRIIMPLQAHFAAVPSGPLYLLAVGQHGNITRFTQKGVHRFAEEGLYHAPGRQEVDVWVCVEEGGRVSINLALAGTWCREETCNERRREDAEILEANFRPGPPVVGPPVIH; translated from the exons ATGGCGGCGGGTGGCGGCGATGCCATGACGTGGCTGTTGCTCCTGCTGCTACCGACCTTAATGATGGCTGGTGACTTCTTGAACATCAG GCCCGTGCATGAAGAAGGAGCCCCTGGAGGGGATGCAGCCACCAGGGAGTTCACAGCAGAGAGCGGCGCTGCGAGGCTGCTAGGCACGTCCGTCAGTGGAGTGTGGACGACGGTGCAGCCAAACACCGGCGCCTCGG ACCGTCTCTCCATGGCCATCAAAAGGCGGCTGCTGGCGGAGGCGGAGGCCGTCACAAGACGGTACGCCTCTACCGCTGTTGGAGGGATCGTGGCAG CAGGCCCGCCAAGGACGAAGAAAGCACTTGCCCAACGCGGGGGTTTGCGGTACTTGGGCAACGCCCTCGCTCGTCTCGACCTTTCCTTTTTCAACGCGAACACGA GCGTGGATATCGTGCATGGCGTCGAGGAGCTGGCGTTCCTCGGGGTGCGCGGTGCCCAGAAGGTGCATATGACGCAGTGGCGCGGCCGCCTCATCCTTGCAGTCATAGAGTCAGCGAGTGTCTCTCTCCATGTAGTCGAACCAGGCACACACAAG GTGCACTCGACGATGGGGCCTCGAGGCAGACACGACTGCGAGTTCGCCCCGGTGGCCGGGGGTCCCTTACTGTTGGTGTGCATCACCGCCGGGGAGCCCGAGCAGTTTGAGGAGGTGTTCGGGAACCAGACCAACACGAAGGGCAAAGTGACGGTGTACGAGATCAAGGATAACCCGATGACATCAGGTGGCAGATACCTGAGCTTTCACGTTGTTGACGACATCGGTGTGGAGGGACCACGCGACGTGGAAATCTG GACACAAAGAAATGAGACCTTTTGCGTGATTGTGAGCGGCGAAGCGATGGTGCACGTGGCGGGTCAGCAGGACCACTTCAACCTCCACACCAGCTCCACCGTCTACCGCTTGAGGGGCACGCACTTTGACAGATACGAGTTGCTGCCTGGAACCAACCCCGTCGCCGCCCACCATTTCGAGGTCAACGAATTTCATTACTTGGCGTTTGCAAACTACCAGGATAACAAAG GACGCCACAATTGTGACAGTTTGATCTTCCGCTTCTGCGTGGACCGAGAACACTACATACCCTTCCAGGCCGTGAAGACACGAGGGGCCAGACACATGCACAGCTTCACCCTCGGCAGCAGGCCCCTCCACAACACCTTCCTGGCCATCGCTAACTTTTGCGAAGACACACAAACAG GTACATGCACCCACCACACCGCCTCCGAAATCTACCTGTACCACCTCGGCAAGTTCGTGCTCTTCCAGGAGATCAAGACCGCCTACGCAGTACAGTGGATGGCTGTCCAG GTTAACGCCACGGCGCTGCTCGCCCTCGCCTCCACCGTGCAGGGGGTCACCTTCTATCAGTACAACGGCTGGAAGTTCGTGCCGGCCCCGCACCAGCCCCAACACCACCCCTTCTCGGCGGGCGTCACCAGCTTGGTCACCGCCAACTGGGACGGCCGGTTAGTCCTTG GCGTGACGAACAGAGACGACGAGAAAGCCGCTGGGAAGCCCAGCCTCTACTCAGTCTCCTTCACCTCCAGTGACAAACTCAAG GAGGTGTATCAGGAGGTGAAGGGCTGGTGTGAAGACCTGCGGCGGCGGGTGAACAGGACCGAGGTTATGGAGCTAATGCGGCTCGTCCCTACCTCCCTCACGACTACGGGGGCTCACACCTTCCCAAACCACATCACCATCAGGGGCAACCTTACGGTGTTCGCATCCAGCACGGTCTCGAAG attttCGTTCGAAGCAGCGGCCAATGGATCCCCAACAGCGGTGGTAGTGGTCGGCTTGAGGATCGGGTTTCGGAGCTGGAGGAGGCGGCGAGGCAAGCACATCAACGTCTCGGCACAGCCGTCCTCGCCACTGGACCTGCCACATGGCCCG aCCTCCACTTTGCCGACGTGCGGGTGGAGGGTGGCCATGCATCCTTGGTGGGGCAGGTGCAGGCGACGTGGATCAACGGGCGACGCACTCCGGACCCCGAGGAGGTGGTGCCACTCCACGGTGCGAATCATTTCTCCTCTCTGACATTCGCTCACGTCAACCTTCAG GCCCCAACCTCCGCTGACCGTCTCAACGGCCTGCCTGTCACAGCCTACGTGACCCTCAACGGCCGCCATGAGCTTGGCGGAAACATAACCTTTCAGGGGCCGCTGATGGCTCGGAGTGTGGCGGTCACCAACACGCTAGACGGTGTGCTGGTGGGCCAtcgctcctccctcctcaccaccCACTCCCAGACTCATgcag GATCCCTGAAGTGTCGCAGCCTAGTAACGGACATCCTCGACGTCTCCTCCGTCAACGGCGTCCCCCTGGCCGAGCTGCTGCCTCGCCTCGTCACACACAATGCCAATGTCACAATAACCG gGCCACTGCGAGTGATGGGTGACCTTGTGCACAGCGGAAGTGTGTGGGTCAAGGACTTAACCAACCTGGACCTCGTTAACCCACTGCTAACGAACGAACGTCAGCAGCAGGTGATAACCG GTGATCACCAGGTTGGTATGCTGGCGACGCAGGCGATGGCGGTAGAGGGGCGAGTCAACGGAGTGCGGGTTCCCGCCAATGTGTTCCTCAACGGTAAGCAGTACTCGTACGACGTGCCCCGGGCCGCCTTCAGAAACTTGCGAGCCGATTCACTCTCTGTGACCCGATCACTCAACACCATCACG ATCACTGAAGGCAGCCTGGATATTTTGCTGCTGACAGGGAACCAGAAGGTGACGGCTCCCAAGACCTTCTCATCACTCCACATGCTGCAACGAGACTCTTCTGGCTATGGTCATGTCGgcgtgcggcggcggcggtggtctaGTGGAATCTGCGGCTCGCCCAAAACACGGGAGTCGATGAACCCAAAAGATCGCAGCGAAGCATTGCTGATAGCTCTGCGGGGCGTGGCAGCCGCCCAGGACCTCCGCGATTTACTGGCAAAGGCACAGCCAGGACAATTCATTGTTCCGTGGAGAACCTGGCTTTTCTACACTCTCCTTAAAATGGATGTAAACTGTGCCTTCATTCTCTTGGAAGACACTAACATGCTCATGTTTTTTGACATCGTGACCAACGACTGGAGGAATGAGGACAACGAGACTGTGATGGTGCTTAGCCATAAAGACTTGACAAATATGCTAACAGAAGTGGAAAACTACATAACAGAAATGACCAGTTGGCTTCATAGCATTCAGTTTAGATGGACTGACCGTTTTTCGTTGGTCAGTAAGGCAGTGCGAAAAGTGAGTGATATCCGTACCAGTTTAAATATAGTGAAAATTCTAACGGAGCTGATTATTACTGACTACACGATGACGCCAGAAAGCTCCGACCACTGCCGCTGGCTCTGTGCCGCACCACAGAGCGAAATGGCAGGGTTGGCAAACTGCACTCAAGCCGCGACACTCACGTTGCTGGCGGGGCAGAGAATTTCCCGCTACCCGGTGTTGGGATCCGGCCTGATGCAGTTGTCCAAGGAGCAGCGTCAACTGTTGCTTGACGCGGCTGTACAGCACGACCTTGGAAGGCTCGTAGAGTTCCTGGGTGCGGAGGACGGACTGTTGGCCGTCCTGCGCGCCGCCCTCTATTGCGGCCTGACTCCTCGTGGGCAAAACTATGATGGAGTAGTCTTAGAAATGCTGGAAGATTACGAGAGGACACTACTCTTCAGAGCCACGTATATGGACAAAGACGATGACATTTCAAGAGATG AGAGTATGCAACATCCTGACGGAGGCCTGAACTCGAGCGACGACCAGGCGGGGCTggcggggagagagaaaaattcaTCTGACGGCACAAACTCTCTTATTCCGCCGAGCCCCGCCACGCACAGCACCCTCAACGCCGCCTCTGGTGGGGTGGAACCTTCCACGCTGGAAAATTCTGGGGAGCCTGCATTTTTTGCAGAAGAAGCAAATTTTATTATTGAAAAATCAATTGTTCATGAAACTAATAATTTATTTGAAGCTGGAGAATTTCCAATTGATACTAAATCGTCTATTGAAGATGAAGAAACTGAAAAGTCATCCACAGCAACTTCAGGATCACCTTCAGCACCTTTAACATCTTCAGAAACTGAAGGATCATCTACTGTCCCCGGAGAATCCTTCTTTAATGTACCTGAGGGTTCAGCTGAAGAAGACTATACTGCTACACAACAATCATACAGTGTTCTAACAGAAAAGTCACCCGTTGCGACTGAAGAATCATCTCTTACTCTAACTAAAGAATTggtatatatttcaaatgaaaaatctCTGGCGACCATTGAAGCAGAAACTGATAAATCTCCACCCGTGGCGGAGGAAACTGACGGATCGGGGTACATTGGATCTGAGGAATATACTTTGGTTGCAGCTGAAGCTTCATTATTTGTCGAAAATGAAAAGCCTCAATATATTGCAGACGAGGAATTAAATTATGGTGAAAATGGAGAAACATCAGAGTATAGGATTTTTTCAAATGCCAACGAGAAGAGATCTAGTAAAAATATAATTACTCTTGCCAAAGAAATATCTTCACTTACGATTTCACCAGAAGGATCTTTCTCCGTTGCTAAAGATGAATCTTTCATTCCTACTGAAAaatcttcctctatttctactATAGACTCTCCTAGTGAAGAGTATTCTGCGTTTCCTACTCATAAATTTATACTCGAGGACTCATTAACCTTCATTCCAAATAAGTACTCCAGCGTTGCAATTGATGAATTACCTCTTGGAGACTCTCCTGCCGTTTCTACGGTCGAATCTAATATTGGGCAACCTTTTGTCGCTACTAAAGAAGTTACCATTGAATATGATTATTTCAGAACAGAATCTTTCGATTCTGCTACAGCAGGCTCGTCTGCTATTGTTATTTTAGAATCCACTACTGGACAGTCTTCTGTTAAAAATAATCGGGTATCTGCTGTTAACGAAAAATCCTCTGGCATTGCGTTGGAACAATCATCTGTTGATGAATATCACATCGGTGGAAATTTATATGTTACCACTCACGTGTCAACGAACGCTGATGGTAAACCAAGACTTCCTTCTACAACAAACTCTATGGCAAAGATGATATCGTTTGAAGAAGTACAAGATGGAAATCGTGACTCTCAGGCTAAAGCAAACTTTATGGCAGTGGCGAGCAACGCACAGGCTCAGGTTACGAGGCTGTCGCAAGAGAACAGTCCgtatgaggaggcggaggaaggggacGCGCTCCAAAATAAACCCCAGTTAGTACCCTCGTTCTTTGATTTTGTAGACAATCTAATTAGCCTTGATTGGGTATGGAGTAAAGAAAAGGTCGAGGAACCCAGACATGCCTCTTGTTTGAACGAAGAGAACTGTACAAAGCTTAAAAGAGAGACTCCAGACGAGAACACTCGTCTACATCAGGTTAGAAAGACAACGGCTGCCCTTGAGGCCTCTTTCTCGACACCTAATGCATGGGATAGTCGGCCCTCCCTCACAGCTACGCCTCTCCTTACCCAAACACAGGCTGATAGCCTTGCCCAGGTAAATGAGAATATCTCCATCTTGGGGGAAGATGCAACTGTTGCATTATTACAGATACAAgtaaagagggagaatgagatgaCTCCACCAGAGATTGCGCCACTCCCCAACAACTGGAACAGGCTGAAGAGACACCTGACAAGGAATATTGAAAACCACGAGTTTTCTGCCCCTAACGGGTTACTAGTCACCccggaaaataaatatgcaaacaTTTTGCCAGTTACTAACTCTAATGCACTGTACGATACAGCCGTACCAACAGTGGCTATGCCTTCAGCCAGACAGCACGACGACACATCAGAGACATATTTGTCTTCCCAAGGAGGTACATCGTCACCCACCCTGAATTTAGACCATTTTCAAAGCAGTGATGTGACGGGAGAGCCTTGGACAACCCCAGAGGAAACCAAGAGTTTGAGGAGACGAGAAGCAATAGTTGAGGCCTCGTCCCTTGCGACGGGTGTGGCAAGCGGTGTCACTACAGTCACGGTGGTACAGCATCTTACCACCAATATTGACTGCACAAACTGTATGTTTCAGTACCAGATATTTCAAACTCAACCTGTGCTACCTTCAACAGAGCGTGTATCATCACCTTGGATGACAGCTTGTACCGTGACGCAGAAGACTCTGACCATAGTGATGTCATCCTCTTTGACTAGCATCGACTGTACCAACTGCGCCTTCCAATACCAGATTTATACAACCCAGCCTGAGGTGCCAGGAACGGAGTGCACGTCATACGTGTGTGTGTCAGGCTCAACGGTGACGAGGCAAATGTCAACCACAATGATCTCCCCATCACCGAGTAGTGTCTTAACCTGGTCCAATGCCATCGTGAGCAGTCCTTTCCATCCACAATACGATGGCAGAACTTTTGGTGTAGGGCCTCGTGAGGATCCAGAGACTTTCTCTCGTGGAAAACCAGAACTCCAAACACTAGCGAGTGATTCTGAACATACACATGAATCGTCCTCGTCCAAGACACCCACATTACCTCGCCAGTCAGACCCTGAGTGCAGCCACATACCCACTGACTACTATGAAGATTCTGTCCAGAAGGACTCCCTCGTGGCACGGCTCGAGGTTGTCCTCCTTTACTTAAAGGAAATTCAAACTGTCGAGCCACTGGTACTTCAGGACCGAATGCGGGTAAAACCTGAACAAAGTGAAAAAAACACTTTGGGAAGACTCAACAAAGTTGTGGAGGATACCATTCACATCGTAAGACAGATAATAAATAATTTGTTCCACAGCTTGAAGACCAATGAGCAAAAGTTGATCATTGAGTCTGAAAGATTCCGTACAAACATGAGATTGCATCTTGGAATGTTGAAAAGTTTGCCAGACGAATTCCAAGTCAAGATGAATGAGCTGAGGAATCTTACTGTCTCTGGTGAGGAAAGTGTAGTTTCAGCGCTGCAGTGCTTAGGGGAAGAACGCAAGTACAAGACACTGGAGGAAGGACAAGATAACGAAGATGGCGATGAAGAGACCATAGGCGATGTGGATACTAATCTGCCCACCGTTCCACCTGCAGGCAGGAAAGCCACGCACGCATCTCAAAGCTTTGGAGATGTGACCATGACTTCTCCGAGATGGTCCACAAGTCGATACGAAGGGAGCACAATCTCGGAGACCGGGCTTAAGAGAACTGATCAAATTATATCCCAGCCACTTACCATTTCAAGTTCATCGTCAGATTATTACGGCAGTACTACGACCACCACCCCTAGGACCCCCGCTCTCACAGGAACAGCCATCCCCGAagccactgccatcaccactccTGAAACCACTCTCAGCATCAGCACCAGGAAAACTCTCACCCAAACCACCAATATCACgaccacctgcatcaccaccccAAGAGCCCCTGCCACTCCAGACCTAAGCCCCATTATCCCTGGCGCAACGGATGGGTACTGGCCAAGTGTTACTCAAGCAAGCGTCACTCCATCCTTGAGGCCACGGGTTCGGACTGATGGGCACTCAGCAGCCACAGAAATGACTGTCACACAGGATTATAGTGCCACAGAAATGACTGTCACACAGGACTATGGTGCTACAGAAATGACTGTCACACAGGACTATGGTGCTACAGAAATGACTGTCACACAGGACTATGGTAGAGAGGCACTGACACGTGACAGAAAGCCCGGCAGCTCATGGAAGGAGATTAATACGATACCCCCATCCACACGCAAGAAGTTTTTCCCCGGCATGCGACATCCTGCGACAAGCACCCATGGACTGTGGGTGCTGGGACGCGTGGCTGGACACAGGCTGCAAGACTTGATTCACCGTTCATCTTCCCACCTCCCTACACGAGGGGGGGCTCCCGTCTTTATTT TGAACAACATGGGGCGGATCAACAACGTCACCTTCAGCGCCGGGTTGTGGGTGCGACGGGTGCAGAACGTGGACATGGGCCGCCTGCTGCGTCACGGAGTGCCTCAACACGCCGCGACCGTCCACACCAGCCTCGCCTTCTCCCGCCCTGTCCAG GTGGTCGGGCCGGTGAAGGCGTCTGCCATCAATGGGACGCCCGCCGCCGCCTTCGTCACCCTGGCCGGTCACCACGTGCTGCCACAGCCCTTCGTCTTCACG GGTTCCGTCACGGCGGCGGCTCACGTGCAGGTGCGGGGCGAGGTGAGCGGCGTTGACCTGGCTCTGCTGAGCCGGAGCGTGGCGGTGACGTCCCCAGTGGCAAGCCAGAAGCTGCTGCAGCCCGTCACCTTTGCCAGGGTGTCCGCGGCCAG cGTGGTTTTCGCACACGGCCGGGTGAGAGACGTGCCTCTGGAGGACTTGGTGCGACTGGACCGCCCCGCAGCCATCACGG GAAGGATGACTTTCAAGCAGCTTACGGTAAGGGTAGGAGAGACACGAATCACCGACCTCAAGTCTCACTTCGTCAACGACGTCAACCTCACCGACCTCTTCTTTAATTCCCTCACCAAGAACCCAG gTCGGCCGCTGGTCATCAAGGGAGCAATCTCATTCAATGCTTTAAATGTCCTTGGGAACGTCACCACCTCGCAAGGCTTTACTCTCCCAGACACCAGCGGGACGCAAACACTACGTATAGACAG GGTGGCAAGCCGGGTGGTGTACCGTGACCAGGATGCAAACGTGACGGGCAACTTGCTTCTCAGGGGCAGCGCCGGCGTCAACAACCTCATCTTCCGCG ACAGCTTCGACTCTGTCCCAGCCGCCATGTATGACTCGGACTGGCTGCTGAAGATGTCTTCCCAGAGTCTCACCGGTCTCGTCGCGTTGGCCAAGGTGAAGGCCCAGAGTGTCACGGTCTCTCCTGGGGCTAAACTTAAAGGCGTAGACATAAATCGCCTGTTCAAAGCGACTATGAAAGTAAATGAGGACAAGGTGGTGGCCACGCCTGTAAAGATGAGCGGCGACGTGTGGGCAGAGAGTGTGCGGGTGGGCGGCACAGTGCAGGGCTGGAACCTCTCAACGGCAGCGATACATCAAAACTCTTCCGACGTCGTTTTCACAGCCCCAAAGAAGTTCGTGGGCGACTTCCACGTGAGCGGCTCACTCAGCGCCCCGGACCTCGGTTCGGCAGCGTGGTCCAGGTTGTGCAGAGGAAATCATATGGAAAGGCTCCTCCTTGTCg GCGAAATGCAGCTCACAAGACCATCGTCCAGCGACGTTGTGCACCTCGGCCGCCACGTCCTTGAAAAAGACTCGATAGACGGCTATTGGCGAATGAACCACAGCGCTGTCCTGCCCAGCCACATTACGTTTCAAGAACTGAGAGCGACGCACGTGAAGGCGGACCTAGTGAACGGAGAGGACATCAGCAAGCTGTCCCGTGACGTTCTGCGTCGGACGTGCATGCATGGCGAGCGGCAGGTGGTCAGCGGCAACTTTTCCGCGGCTTTCCTCGTGGTGCAGAGCCTCTTCACCCCCCGCATCGCG ACCACTCTGCTGAACGACCATCCCGTGAGTGACATGGAGAACATTTTTACCCGTGATGGTAATCAGACTATTCGAGGTAGGTGGACGCTCCCGCGGGTGCACACACCAGGATCTGTGATCACCTCTGGTGGCGTCAACGGCATCCGCATGACCGACATGTGCGTGTTCGATAAACCCTGCACCATTACTGCCAAGAAAACCTTCGCCCGTGACCTGACCATCAAGGGAGATCTACACGTCCAGGCCGGGAG TACAGTGCAGGGCGTGGATGTGTCGGAGGAGCTACGGAATGTCCCCACCAGCACCACCTGCGGTCCAGTGCCcggcctcaccaccatcactggaAACCTAACTGTCTCCCATCTCGT GGTGCACGGGGTTGTGGACGAGGTTAAGGTCACTTCCAAGGACCTCCTCACCAGCTCCGGTGCACAGGTCATGGTGGGGCAGCTGACCATCAAAGCCAAGGAGG gggtggtggtggcggcggcgcccTCCTTCCAAGCTCTCGACGGCCTCTTCAACGGCTGGAATCTGAGTGAGCGCTGGCAACGCGGG TTCCAACGTGACCAAGACATAATAGTGCGGAAGCCAGTGATCTTCCAGGACTTCGTCAACTTCCAGAACGTCGCTAGTCGGCCGTGGAGCTCTGAGAGGTTGAAAGGGCTGCCACACCTGAGGTTCCATTACCTGGACAACCTCTCCCAGGACACTACACTGGCAGTCGGTG GGTCAGTGAGTGAGCTGTGGGGGTGGAGGAACATACAGGCATTCCCAGGCCATGCAGCACGATTGGTGCCCCTCGGTATGGTGGGCGGACCCCTTAACACTGTGTCCTGCCCACGTTACTTGGTTGTTTTATCTCGTACAGGACACGCAAGACTCCTAATCTACGATGATGGTCAAAGGAAGTACAGGAACACAG